A genomic region of Bradyrhizobium sp. ORS 278 contains the following coding sequences:
- a CDS encoding outer membrane protein: MKRFLVGAAAVAGLSAAALGSGSAQAADLGYGYGRGAPYTVNQPLNAYSWAGPYLGGTLGYQWGTVGNSATKPSGLVGGVTAGYNWQNGSPWVLGIEGDINLSGANDTFAPWKFSNPWFGTLRGRVGYAFNNILFYGTGGLALGGLRAETFGLSESHTAVGWTLGVGTEFGLAQNWTAKIEYLYVDLDSNNFVITGAKNDYRSGMIRAGINFHF; encoded by the coding sequence ATGAAAAGGTTCTTGGTCGGTGCTGCCGCTGTCGCGGGCCTGAGCGCAGCGGCTCTGGGATCGGGGTCGGCGCAGGCGGCCGATCTGGGCTACGGCTACGGCCGCGGCGCGCCCTATACGGTCAACCAGCCCCTCAACGCCTATAGCTGGGCCGGCCCCTATCTCGGCGGCACGCTGGGCTATCAATGGGGGACGGTCGGCAACAGCGCGACCAAGCCCTCGGGGCTCGTCGGCGGGGTGACGGCCGGCTACAACTGGCAGAATGGCAGTCCCTGGGTGCTCGGCATCGAGGGCGACATCAATCTCAGCGGCGCCAACGACACCTTCGCGCCGTGGAAGTTCTCGAACCCCTGGTTCGGCACGCTGCGCGGCCGCGTCGGCTATGCCTTCAACAACATCCTGTTCTACGGCACCGGCGGTCTCGCGCTCGGTGGCCTGCGCGCCGAGACCTTCGGCCTTTCGGAATCGCACACCGCCGTCGGCTGGACGCTCGGCGTCGGCACCGAGTTCGGCCTGGCGCAGAACTGGACCGCGAAGATCGAGTATCTCTACGTCGATCTCGACAGCAATAATTTCGTGATCACGGGGGCGAAGAACGACTATCGGTCTGGAATGATCCGCGCAGGCATCAACTTCCATTTCTGA
- the uvrC gene encoding excinuclease ABC subunit UvrC translates to MTTQSSDPPQAPAPPHRRGAATDLPPEATDTPDLDPAASGADEDDDGRLPELTEESAEPVGEGPLAIGHAAIENAVRLAPTSPGVYRMLNAAHDVLYVGKAKNVKKRLASYARANAPLPARILRMIAATVTVEIVSTTTETEALLLEANLIKQLKPRFNVQLRDDKSFPYILITGDHWAPQILKHRGAQSRPGRYFGPFASAGAVNRTITALQRAFLIRSCTDSFFESRTRPCLLHQIRRCAGPCTQEIDFPGYSELVREATDFLSGRSQAVKALLASEMEKASAELEFETAAVYRDRLAALSAISSQQGINPRTVEEADVFAIHQEGGFSCVEVFFFRTGQNWGNRAYFPRAEKTFTQEEVLSAFLSQFYDDKPPPRLILLSHEIEEAELLAEALCVKAGHKVEVSCPKRGEKKDLVTHALTNAREALGRKLADTATQSRLLEAMTTTLGLPQVPKRIEVYDNSHIQGTNAVGAMIVAGPDGFMKNQYRKFNIKSEGLTPGDDYAMMKEVLQRRFKRLVAPSEKDVARAAKEDDVPQWPDLVIIDGGRGQLNAVREIFTELGVGNVALMSVAKGPDRDAGRETLFIPEREAIKLEPRDPVLYFIQRLRDEAHRFVIGSHRKLRKKDIREAGLQEIPGIGPSRKRALLHHFGTLKEIERASIADLGKVPGVSAESARKIFEYFHSNAS, encoded by the coding sequence ATGACCACCCAAAGCTCCGATCCACCCCAGGCGCCGGCGCCCCCGCACCGGCGTGGCGCCGCGACCGACCTGCCGCCCGAGGCCACCGATACGCCCGATCTCGATCCCGCCGCGTCCGGCGCGGACGAGGACGATGACGGCCGCCTGCCCGAGCTGACGGAAGAGAGCGCCGAGCCGGTCGGCGAGGGCCCGCTCGCGATCGGCCATGCCGCGATCGAGAACGCGGTGCGGCTGGCGCCAACCTCGCCCGGCGTCTACCGGATGCTGAACGCGGCGCATGACGTGCTCTATGTCGGCAAGGCCAAGAACGTCAAAAAGCGTCTTGCGTCCTATGCGCGCGCCAACGCTCCGCTGCCGGCGCGCATCCTGCGCATGATCGCGGCCACCGTGACCGTCGAGATCGTCTCGACCACCACGGAGACCGAAGCGTTGCTGCTCGAGGCGAACCTCATCAAGCAGCTCAAGCCGCGCTTCAACGTGCAGCTGCGCGACGACAAGTCGTTCCCCTACATCCTCATTACCGGCGACCATTGGGCGCCGCAGATCCTCAAGCATCGCGGCGCGCAGTCGCGGCCAGGCCGCTATTTCGGCCCGTTCGCCTCGGCCGGCGCGGTCAACCGCACCATCACGGCGCTGCAGCGCGCCTTCCTGATCCGATCCTGCACCGATTCGTTCTTCGAGAGCCGCACCCGCCCCTGCCTCTTGCATCAGATCCGGCGCTGCGCCGGACCCTGCACGCAGGAGATCGACTTCCCCGGCTATAGCGAGCTGGTCCGCGAGGCGACCGATTTCCTGTCCGGCCGCAGCCAGGCGGTGAAGGCGCTGCTCGCAAGCGAGATGGAGAAGGCCTCCGCCGAGCTCGAGTTCGAGACCGCCGCCGTCTATCGCGACCGCCTCGCGGCGCTGTCGGCGATCTCCTCGCAGCAGGGCATCAATCCGCGCACGGTCGAGGAAGCCGACGTGTTCGCCATCCACCAGGAGGGCGGCTTCTCCTGCGTCGAGGTGTTCTTCTTCCGCACCGGCCAGAACTGGGGCAACCGCGCCTACTTCCCGCGCGCCGAGAAGACGTTCACACAAGAGGAGGTGCTGTCCGCCTTCCTGTCGCAGTTCTACGACGACAAGCCGCCGCCACGGCTGATCCTGCTGTCGCACGAGATCGAGGAGGCCGAGCTGCTCGCCGAGGCGCTGTGCGTCAAGGCAGGCCACAAAGTGGAGGTGTCCTGCCCGAAGCGCGGCGAGAAGAAGGATCTCGTCACGCATGCCCTGACCAATGCGCGCGAGGCGCTCGGCCGCAAGCTCGCGGACACGGCGACGCAGAGCCGCTTGTTGGAGGCAATGACGACCACGCTCGGCCTGCCGCAGGTGCCGAAGCGCATCGAGGTGTACGACAACAGCCACATCCAGGGCACCAACGCGGTCGGCGCGATGATCGTCGCCGGCCCCGACGGCTTCATGAAGAACCAGTACCGCAAGTTCAACATCAAGTCGGAGGGGCTCACCCCCGGCGACGACTACGCGATGATGAAGGAGGTGCTGCAGCGCCGATTCAAGCGGCTGGTCGCGCCGTCGGAAAAGGACGTCGCGCGCGCGGCCAAGGAGGACGACGTGCCGCAATGGCCCGATCTCGTCATCATCGACGGCGGCCGCGGACAGCTGAACGCCGTCCGCGAGATCTTCACCGAGCTCGGCGTCGGCAACGTCGCGCTGATGTCGGTCGCCAAGGGCCCGGATCGCGACGCCGGCCGTGAGACGCTGTTCATCCCGGAGCGCGAGGCGATCAAGCTCGAGCCGCGCGACCCCGTGCTGTATTTCATCCAGCGCCTGCGCGACGAGGCGCACCGCTTCGTCATCGGCTCGCACCGCAAGCTGCGCAAGAAGGACATCCGCGAGGCCGGCCTGCAGGAGATTCCTGGCATCGGCCCCTCACGCAAGCGCGCGCTGCTGCATCATTTCGGCACGCTGAAGGAAATCGAGCGCGCCTCGATCGCCGACCTCGGCAAGGTCCCCGGCGTGAGCGCCGAGAGCGCGCGGAAGATCTTCGAGTACTTCCACAGCAATGCGAGCTGA
- a CDS encoding GIY-YIG nuclease family protein: protein MTPDQRKAAVAAYKERKTPAGIYAVICAATGERWIGCAPDLDKIQNRLWFTLRQGGHRRGGLQAAWAAHGEGAFSLEVLEAFDDEALAYVRDRAFAERQAHWCAVHQAEAI, encoded by the coding sequence ATGACCCCCGACCAGCGCAAGGCTGCCGTTGCCGCCTACAAGGAACGCAAGACCCCCGCCGGCATCTACGCGGTCATCTGCGCCGCGACCGGCGAGCGCTGGATCGGGTGCGCGCCGGATCTCGACAAGATTCAGAACCGGCTCTGGTTCACCCTGCGCCAGGGCGGCCACCGCCGCGGTGGGCTGCAGGCGGCCTGGGCCGCCCATGGCGAGGGCGCGTTCAGCCTGGAGGTGCTGGAAGCCTTCGACGATGAGGCGCTGGCCTACGTCCGCGACCGCGCGTTCGCCGAGCGCCAGGCGCATTGGTGCGCGGTTCACCAGGCCGAGGCGATCTGA